Proteins from a single region of Pseudopedobacter saltans DSM 12145:
- a CDS encoding OmpA/MotB family protein: protein MKVKSLLALAFSLLLMSSCVVMSKKKYQKLLSDQDSLANGWSTAQVKIESLEEELTRLKRDTAILNQKVNSLNGELADLRGNYSTLRSNSSSEINRLSEDLKRREQRLKEVEEMIRKRDEASNALKNKLQKALLGFQDKGLTVEMRDGKVYVSLTDKLLFASGSIVIDERGKQALHELAVILNTQPEINIAVEGHTDNQRVVNLGQIKDNWDLSVLRATSVVRFLTVDEKISPNRIMATGKGEFQPISTDNSAESRSKNRRIEIVLSPKLDELFNLLN from the coding sequence ATGAAAGTAAAATCTTTATTAGCCCTTGCCTTTTCTTTGCTGTTGATGAGCTCCTGTGTAGTGATGTCTAAAAAGAAATATCAGAAGCTCTTATCTGATCAGGATTCACTCGCAAATGGCTGGAGCACAGCACAGGTTAAAATAGAGTCTTTAGAAGAAGAATTGACGAGATTAAAACGGGATACGGCTATATTAAATCAGAAGGTAAATAGCTTAAACGGTGAATTAGCCGATTTGAGGGGAAATTACTCTACGTTAAGGTCAAATAGCTCTTCGGAGATAAATCGATTATCTGAAGACCTTAAAAGACGTGAGCAGCGTTTGAAAGAGGTGGAAGAGATGATCAGGAAAAGAGATGAAGCCAGCAATGCGTTAAAAAATAAACTACAAAAAGCATTGTTAGGATTTCAGGATAAAGGCCTTACCGTGGAAATGAGAGACGGAAAGGTATATGTGTCTCTTACGGATAAATTACTATTTGCGAGTGGTAGTATAGTGATAGATGAAAGGGGGAAACAGGCTTTACACGAGCTGGCAGTGATTCTTAATACCCAACCGGAAATCAACATTGCTGTTGAAGGTCATACAGATAACCAGAGGGTTGTGAATTTGGGACAGATTAAAGATAACTGGGATTTGAGTGTATTAAGAGCAACCTCTGTTGTGAGATTTTTGACAGTTGATGAGAAAATTTCACCAAATAGAATTATGGCAACTGGTAAAGGAGAGTTCCAACCTATCTCCACGGATAATTCTGCAGAATCAAGAAGTAAGAATAGAAGAATAGAAATTGTGCTTTCGCCAAAACTGGATGAGCTATTTAACCTTTTAAATTAA
- a CDS encoding DUF983 domain-containing protein — protein MAATPKLKAMLDAKCPRCRRGDIFQNSMYGLKSQKMYEFCPHCGLKYEVEPGYFYAAMYVGYAINVALGVTVGMATYFITKEEKSPWIYIAAVLTASFLTAPINFRYSRVILLHLLSPKISYRPDYDHD, from the coding sequence ATGGCCGCTACACCTAAGTTGAAAGCAATGTTGGATGCTAAATGTCCCAGATGCAGGAGAGGAGATATTTTCCAAAACAGTATGTATGGATTAAAGTCACAAAAGATGTATGAGTTTTGTCCACATTGTGGACTAAAGTATGAGGTAGAGCCAGGTTATTTTTATGCGGCGATGTATGTGGGCTATGCAATAAATGTGGCTTTGGGAGTTACGGTTGGTATGGCAACTTACTTTATAACGAAGGAAGAAAAATCGCCGTGGATATATATAGCTGCTGTATTAACTGCTAGCTTCCTTACTGCACCTATAAACTTTAGATATTCCAGAGTTATATTATTGCATTTACTCTCTCCTAAGATTAGCTATAGACCGGATTATGATCACGATTAA
- a CDS encoding tetratricopeptide repeat protein, with the protein MKKILLSILSILYISLNVFSQDNENIVYAQQLFGNGEYEKAKKIYERLYQNKNFKEIAYDGYMNTLFKLKEYDLAEKVIKKEIKDDSGNQNLKVYLIQLYIEKGDKPNADKTLNDLLGKLPPNNFSISQIANNFYRINQYEYAAKVFIQGRKVINSNNAFSFELINLYKYLQQKDFLTQELINLVETQPEYLPSVKSNFSRAYQSNEDYQILKSLLIKRLQKNTDNLALSELLAWTYIQIKEFNLALIQTISIDKRTDGNGALLFQLAAILKDEYQYAYAQKAYEQLILKGKNNPYYISAQIELLKIKQEQANNKGSIGLEAAALETAYEAVLTEFGYNQRTLFAVLELAKVKANYLNKLPAAEKLLLDALNIPRLNPNELAEVKLELADVNILNNNPWEASLLYGQIEKSLPNTVLGQEAKFRNAKIAFYNADFKWAKAQLDVLKASTSQLIANDALDLSLLIQEHFDEDSSNNALKTYAKAEFLREQHLHEQALSKLDSVLKAYPNTDLADDILLSKAKIYEAKRDYKQAISYYEKLCNDFSNSIWIDDAIYNIGIIYQDKIQNNQSASLYYEKLIKDHPGSIYTIDARKRFRLLRGDSL; encoded by the coding sequence GTGAAAAAGATACTTCTTTCGATTCTATCGATTCTCTATATAAGCTTAAACGTTTTCTCACAGGACAATGAAAACATTGTGTATGCACAGCAACTATTCGGCAATGGCGAGTACGAGAAAGCAAAAAAAATTTACGAACGTCTTTATCAAAATAAGAATTTTAAAGAGATTGCTTATGACGGCTATATGAATACGCTTTTTAAGCTGAAAGAATATGATTTAGCAGAAAAAGTAATAAAAAAAGAAATTAAGGATGATTCAGGTAACCAAAATTTAAAAGTTTATCTGATACAGCTTTATATAGAAAAGGGTGATAAACCCAATGCAGATAAAACATTAAATGATTTGCTGGGAAAGCTTCCTCCCAACAACTTTTCCATTAGCCAGATAGCAAATAATTTTTATCGCATAAACCAATATGAATATGCGGCAAAGGTCTTTATCCAAGGCAGAAAGGTTATTAATTCGAATAATGCCTTTTCATTTGAATTGATAAATCTATATAAATATCTCCAACAAAAGGATTTTTTGACGCAGGAATTAATCAATCTTGTGGAAACACAACCGGAATATTTGCCAAGTGTAAAATCCAATTTCAGCAGAGCCTACCAAAGCAACGAGGATTATCAGATACTAAAGTCATTATTGATCAAACGATTACAAAAAAATACAGATAATCTTGCACTAAGTGAATTATTGGCTTGGACGTATATACAAATTAAAGAGTTTAATCTTGCCCTTATACAAACCATATCCATTGATAAACGTACCGATGGAAATGGAGCTTTGCTTTTCCAGCTTGCAGCCATTTTAAAAGACGAATATCAATATGCATACGCTCAGAAAGCATATGAGCAGCTTATTTTAAAGGGGAAAAACAATCCCTATTATATTTCTGCACAAATAGAATTACTAAAAATAAAACAAGAGCAGGCGAACAATAAAGGATCAATAGGATTGGAAGCAGCCGCTTTGGAAACCGCTTATGAAGCTGTACTTACTGAATTTGGGTACAATCAACGTACCTTGTTTGCTGTTTTGGAATTGGCTAAAGTCAAAGCGAATTACCTTAATAAACTACCAGCTGCAGAAAAGTTACTTTTGGACGCGTTAAATATACCGCGATTAAACCCCAACGAATTAGCAGAAGTAAAATTAGAACTGGCTGATGTCAACATCCTAAATAACAATCCCTGGGAAGCCTCACTGCTTTATGGGCAAATTGAGAAATCTTTACCTAATACGGTATTGGGACAGGAAGCAAAATTTAGAAATGCCAAGATTGCTTTTTATAATGCAGATTTTAAATGGGCAAAAGCACAACTTGATGTCCTGAAAGCTTCCACATCCCAATTAATAGCCAACGACGCTCTTGATCTGAGTCTTCTCATTCAGGAACATTTTGATGAAGACAGCTCAAACAATGCACTGAAAACTTATGCGAAAGCTGAGTTTCTACGCGAACAACATCTTCATGAACAAGCCCTGAGTAAATTAGATAGTGTGTTAAAAGCATATCCGAATACTGACCTTGCAGATGACATCCTTTTAAGTAAGGCAAAGATTTATGAAGCAAAACGAGATTACAAACAAGCCATCTCTTATTACGAAAAGTTATGTAATGACTTTTCGAATAGTATTTGGATAGATGATGCGATCTATAATATCGGTATTATATATCAGGACAAGATACAGAATAATCAATCCGCTTCGTTATACTATGAGAAGCTAATTAAAGATCACCCGGGAAGCATTTATACTATAGACGCCAGAAAAAGATTCAGACTTTTAAGAGGTGATTCTCTGTGA
- a CDS encoding sensor histidine kinase: MRADRVDFQKNRLLIFLFLILLSVSLIVALGLGHNLVRRQVQSEFNSLKVDVLESTMSSYEAFFQQSIPEISYYQGFLDSLSASRYADTVLKKYPFVETVTFYDSYVSDRNINHGIAVRNLGIGIKSIYKFGKRIPLDSIVIYDSKKPGRLSLSNADEFNNIGLKLAAFIESADTTKNVSNEVVFKIFYNITSNRISYMNVPRRQEISAFQDIMNNREKKPPVYELDLFSFELNPHKLKVTNRHPNLYQNITIEELSSGNIFDNPHYLNTSMPLPGAFSAYKLYFTSSKLFLEKEVNRRFLPIAFGVFFIYAIMIIITFLIYRNFRMSRKLFKLQYDFVNNLTHEFKTPVSVIKIAGNNIRSAHDLSLAELQHYGKILDEEADKLNELMNKLLSFTQIENKTIHIKEVEIELEEFSQNIINGYELKYPDYKIDLDVKRSVKTFLSDPVLLTSIYQNLIENAYKYSNPNLKYLKITVSKKKKNIVFSFKDKGIGIEKKEINNIFKKFYRIESQYNQQGSIGLGLAFCKELVNLMKGDITVNSKIGTGSEFIVELPYISK, from the coding sequence ATGAGAGCAGATAGAGTAGATTTCCAGAAAAATAGGTTACTCATTTTCCTATTCCTGATACTGCTTTCTGTTTCCTTGATAGTAGCATTGGGTTTAGGACATAACCTTGTCAGACGCCAGGTACAAAGCGAATTTAATTCTCTTAAAGTTGATGTTCTGGAGAGTACCATGTCTTCTTATGAAGCTTTTTTTCAGCAGTCAATTCCTGAAATATCCTATTATCAAGGGTTTTTAGATTCACTTTCTGCTTCCAGATATGCGGATACGGTATTAAAAAAATATCCATTTGTAGAAACAGTTACATTTTATGACTCTTATGTAAGCGACAGGAATATTAACCACGGCATTGCAGTTAGAAATTTAGGTATAGGTATAAAAAGTATCTACAAGTTCGGAAAGAGAATTCCCTTAGATTCCATAGTTATTTATGATAGTAAAAAGCCAGGAAGGTTGAGCCTAAGCAATGCAGACGAGTTTAACAACATCGGACTAAAGCTGGCGGCTTTTATCGAATCTGCGGATACTACGAAGAATGTAAGTAACGAGGTCGTTTTTAAGATTTTTTACAATATCACATCCAATCGTATAAGTTACATGAACGTTCCCCGAAGGCAGGAAATTAGTGCTTTTCAGGATATCATGAATAATAGAGAGAAGAAACCACCTGTTTATGAATTAGACCTGTTCTCTTTCGAGCTGAATCCGCATAAATTGAAAGTTACAAATAGGCATCCAAACCTATATCAAAATATTACGATAGAGGAGTTATCTTCTGGGAATATTTTTGATAACCCTCATTACCTGAATACCAGTATGCCGCTGCCAGGTGCATTTTCTGCTTATAAATTATACTTTACCAGTAGCAAATTATTTCTAGAGAAAGAAGTAAACAGGCGGTTCCTGCCTATCGCCTTCGGTGTTTTCTTTATCTATGCTATAATGATTATAATTACTTTTTTGATTTACAGGAATTTCCGTATGAGCAGAAAGCTGTTCAAATTACAATACGATTTTGTAAATAATCTGACTCATGAATTTAAAACTCCGGTTTCTGTGATAAAGATTGCTGGCAATAATATAAGAAGTGCTCATGATTTAAGTTTAGCAGAGCTGCAGCATTACGGTAAGATACTGGATGAGGAAGCTGATAAATTAAATGAGTTGATGAACAAGTTATTGTCATTTACTCAGATTGAAAATAAAACCATTCATATTAAGGAGGTCGAGATAGAATTGGAAGAATTTTCTCAAAATATTATCAACGGATATGAACTAAAATATCCTGATTATAAAATAGATTTAGATGTTAAAAGGAGCGTTAAAACATTTTTATCCGATCCGGTGTTGTTAACTAGTATTTATCAAAATTTAATTGAAAATGCTTATAAGTACTCTAACCCTAACCTTAAATATTTGAAAATTACGGTTTCTAAAAAAAAGAAAAATATTGTATTTAGTTTTAAGGATAAAGGAATAGGTATAGAAAAAAAGGAAATTAATAATATTTTTAAAAAATTTTATAGAATTGAAAGCCAGTATAATCAGCAGGGAAGTATAGGTTTAGGTTTGGCTTTTTGTAAGGAACTTGTTAACTTAATGAAAGGTGATATTACTGTAAACAGTAAAATAGGTACAGGATCAGAATTTATAGTAGAATTGCCTTATATCAGTAAATAA
- a CDS encoding response regulator transcription factor, protein MQRNSKIAVVEDDENLRFLVVHRLKSEGYTTVETGSGGDAVELVLKENPEIVLLDWMLPAMQGSEVCKTLREKGYDGLVIMMTAKAQDLDKIDAYNFGVSDYVTKPFNMDVLVALLDSKVKFLVNHDKHEISRFGDMEHHPPHIHSIVKNGKKIELTILENRILLYFLKNVNKVISRDDLMLEVWGYNSDVNTRTLDMHIVRLRKKIEENPDRPEYLQTIRGVGYKFNA, encoded by the coding sequence ATGCAAAGAAACAGCAAAATCGCAGTTGTCGAAGATGATGAAAATTTAAGATTCTTAGTTGTTCATCGTTTAAAATCGGAAGGGTACACCACAGTAGAGACGGGAAGTGGAGGCGATGCGGTAGAATTGGTGTTAAAAGAAAATCCGGAAATTGTACTTTTAGACTGGATGTTGCCAGCAATGCAGGGATCGGAGGTTTGTAAAACGTTAAGAGAAAAAGGATATGATGGTTTGGTTATTATGATGACTGCTAAAGCACAGGATTTAGATAAAATAGATGCTTATAATTTTGGAGTATCTGATTATGTCACAAAGCCGTTTAATATGGATGTATTGGTTGCTCTGTTAGACAGTAAAGTAAAGTTTCTTGTCAATCATGATAAACATGAGATATCTCGTTTCGGAGATATGGAACATCACCCTCCTCATATACATTCTATTGTAAAAAACGGAAAGAAAATAGAGCTAACCATTCTGGAAAACAGAATTTTGTTATATTTCCTTAAGAATGTAAATAAAGTTATCAGTAGGGACGATCTGATGCTGGAAGTTTGGGGTTATAACTCTGATGTCAATACGAGAACTTTAGATATGCATATCGTAAGGCTGAGAAAAAAAATTGAAGAAAATCCTGACAGACCAGAATATCTTCAGACAATAAGGGGGGTTGGGTACAAATTCAACGCATAA
- a CDS encoding DUF420 domain-containing protein, whose translation MNDKFIFRLITAVSIFVFLVVVILNRKIIPVTIETPSYIYFFPKLNAIINGTCTVLLLISFYFIKNGNVAMHKRINLFAFFLSSLFLISYIVFHYFAPETKFGDLNGNGTLEAEEISAAGNVRYVYYVILITHIVLAAIVLPLILLSFYRGLQMNVERHKKLVRYSFPVWLYVTVTGVIVYLMISPYYQF comes from the coding sequence ATGAATGATAAGTTTATTTTTAGATTAATAACAGCCGTTTCTATATTTGTATTTTTAGTTGTAGTGATATTGAACAGAAAAATTATTCCTGTAACTATAGAAACACCTTCCTATATTTATTTTTTTCCGAAGCTAAATGCCATTATCAACGGAACTTGTACCGTACTGCTGCTAATATCATTCTATTTCATAAAAAATGGAAATGTAGCGATGCATAAAAGGATTAATCTTTTTGCTTTTTTTCTTTCCTCTTTATTTCTGATTTCTTATATTGTATTTCATTACTTTGCCCCGGAAACCAAATTTGGAGACTTAAATGGAAATGGTACTCTGGAAGCAGAAGAAATTTCGGCAGCAGGCAATGTGAGGTATGTTTATTACGTTATATTGATAACGCATATAGTTTTAGCTGCAATAGTGTTGCCCTTAATCTTATTGAGTTTCTACAGAGGTTTGCAAATGAATGTAGAAAGGCATAAAAAGTTGGTGCGTTACAGTTTTCCGGTGTGGTTGTATGTAACGGTAACAGGAGTTATTGTTTATTTAATGATTTCACCATATTATCAGTTTTAG
- a CDS encoding alpha/beta hydrolase family protein produces the protein MLKFSLGVFILLIYACKGEVYKDKVPTEYFFRNSEVSSFRISPDGKYISFLRTNQNGDKNLFIKNVADKKELQLTSFEGKSIRDYRWIGCRYFSLIVEDAACKDFGLYTLQSNGDDLDEVVFSNSVTKIDFIQKGNRSDNSSILFSMNDRDPERTDVYELSLETGEKRNIMSNPGNFIEWFADGDNVIRLARGSESTNENWYYRSGNKEGFKKIVSNYFTTNIKPIAFVKSQKHTIYALSNLGRDKYALVEFDCNNGKEIRTIYETKDADILDFLYSPKIDKVVYVSTGLGKGKIHFLSPNIEAYYARLNKRLGTDIIEIVDHDELEHNIILRAYSDIEPGSFYLYSSKKDSLRKLSDINSKIDSSQMSVMKPVSYKNREGVNIHAYLTLPKNTNRKSCPLIVMPHGGPYQRTHWGYDAEVQFFANRGYAVFQPNFRGSTGYGKAFFNAGLRKWNENIQNDVEDGVNWLIENNMIDSARIVAYGRGFGGLTAINLAIEQPHIYKCVISYSGILNLFTYIKSTPLYYKPHRYVIEELLGNPEKDIDYIKSVSPIFNLKKLNRPVFFFQGGKDARANMVETNQFLRELKKYNKEVEYVLREDEGYKIGKFENKVHFYNAVDNFLKSHLK, from the coding sequence TTGCTAAAATTTTCACTAGGAGTTTTCATCCTATTGATTTATGCTTGTAAAGGAGAAGTATATAAAGACAAAGTTCCAACAGAGTATTTTTTCAGAAATTCAGAAGTATCTTCTTTCCGTATTTCTCCCGATGGAAAATATATTTCTTTTTTGCGCACCAATCAAAACGGGGATAAAAATCTATTTATTAAAAACGTCGCTGACAAGAAAGAATTGCAGCTTACCTCATTTGAAGGGAAATCGATTAGAGATTACCGTTGGATAGGGTGTAGATACTTCTCTCTGATAGTAGAAGATGCCGCCTGTAAAGACTTTGGTTTGTACACTTTGCAAAGCAATGGAGACGATTTGGATGAAGTAGTTTTTAGTAACAGCGTTACAAAAATAGATTTTATACAAAAGGGAAATCGTTCTGATAATAGCTCGATACTTTTTTCAATGAATGATCGCGATCCCGAACGAACAGACGTTTACGAGTTGAGTTTGGAAACAGGAGAAAAAAGAAATATTATGTCTAATCCCGGGAATTTTATTGAATGGTTTGCCGATGGGGATAACGTAATACGACTTGCCCGGGGAAGCGAATCAACCAATGAGAATTGGTATTATAGATCCGGAAACAAGGAGGGCTTTAAAAAGATTGTTTCTAACTATTTTACAACAAACATAAAGCCAATAGCATTTGTAAAGTCTCAAAAACATACGATTTATGCTTTATCGAATCTTGGAAGAGACAAATATGCCCTTGTAGAATTCGATTGCAATAATGGTAAGGAGATAAGAACCATTTATGAGACTAAAGATGCCGACATTTTAGATTTTTTGTACTCACCTAAGATAGATAAAGTGGTATATGTTTCTACTGGTTTAGGAAAAGGGAAAATCCATTTCTTGTCTCCGAATATCGAGGCTTATTATGCAAGATTGAATAAAAGATTAGGGACTGATATTATAGAAATCGTTGATCACGACGAATTAGAGCATAATATTATTTTGAGGGCCTATAGCGATATAGAGCCGGGCTCTTTTTATTTGTATAGCTCGAAAAAAGATTCTTTAAGAAAATTAAGCGACATCAATAGCAAGATAGATTCATCTCAGATGAGTGTGATGAAGCCCGTTTCATATAAAAATAGGGAAGGTGTAAATATTCATGCTTATCTCACCTTGCCAAAGAACACCAACCGTAAATCATGTCCATTAATAGTAATGCCACATGGCGGGCCTTATCAGCGAACACATTGGGGATATGATGCGGAAGTACAGTTCTTTGCCAATCGTGGATATGCGGTTTTTCAACCCAATTTTAGAGGCTCAACAGGATATGGCAAGGCTTTTTTTAACGCAGGACTTAGAAAATGGAATGAAAATATCCAAAACGATGTCGAAGATGGAGTGAACTGGTTGATTGAGAACAATATGATAGATTCGGCCAGAATAGTAGCATATGGTAGGGGATTTGGTGGTTTAACAGCGATAAATCTTGCAATAGAACAACCACATATCTATAAATGTGTTATTTCTTATTCAGGTATTCTGAATCTGTTTACTTATATAAAAAGTACACCGTTGTATTATAAACCTCATAGATACGTTATAGAGGAATTATTGGGAAACCCCGAAAAAGATATTGATTACATTAAATCGGTTTCTCCCATATTTAATCTGAAAAAGTTAAACAGACCTGTTTTTTTCTTTCAGGGGGGAAAGGATGCCAGAGCAAACATGGTTGAAACCAACCAATTTTTAAGAGAGCTGAAAAAATATAACAAAGAGGTTGAGTATGTGTTGAGAGAAGACGAAGGTTATAAAATTGGTAAATTCGAAAATAAAGTTCACTTTTATAATGCGGTTGATAATTTTCTGAAAAGCCATCTGAAATAA
- a CDS encoding DUF2461 domain-containing protein → MITIKKEVFDFLRLLKSNNTREWFEENRPLYEIAKSNIDEFAAFLIHQISKFDPSVPADTRVSKCVLRIYRDVRFSKDKTPYKNNFAIIISENRMKEGPVYFIHVEPDNNYIGGGYWRPSAQPLNAIRQEIDYNTSEFLSILTEKHFYNYFGDLSREDMLKVNPKGYEKDHPHIEFLKLKSFICVKHFDDNSWTTKAGIENLLEGLKLITPLNHFLNRALE, encoded by the coding sequence ATGATCACGATTAAGAAAGAGGTTTTTGATTTTTTAAGACTGTTAAAAAGCAATAATACCAGAGAATGGTTTGAAGAGAACCGTCCTTTATATGAAATAGCCAAGTCTAATATTGACGAGTTTGCCGCTTTTCTGATTCACCAGATCAGTAAATTCGATCCTTCGGTACCAGCAGATACACGTGTGAGTAAATGTGTCTTAAGAATCTACCGGGATGTAAGATTCAGTAAAGATAAGACACCGTATAAAAATAATTTTGCGATAATTATATCGGAGAACCGAATGAAGGAAGGTCCGGTATATTTTATTCACGTGGAGCCTGACAACAATTACATTGGCGGTGGATATTGGAGACCTTCTGCGCAGCCATTGAATGCAATTAGACAAGAGATTGATTATAATACATCTGAATTTTTGTCTATTCTTACAGAAAAGCACTTTTATAATTACTTTGGTGATCTTAGCAGAGAGGATATGCTAAAGGTTAATCCTAAAGGTTATGAAAAAGATCATCCTCATATTGAGTTTTTGAAATTAAAAAGCTTTATCTGTGTTAAGCATTTTGATGATAATAGCTGGACGACTAAAGCGGGAATAGAAAATCTATTGGAAGGTCTGAAATTAATAACGCCATTGAACCATTTTTTAAATAGAGCATTAGAATAA
- a CDS encoding cytochrome C oxidase subunit IV family protein produces MSQHSNIEHAEEHATMSKGKIWQVFFILLVLTVIEFIIALAIPEEMLRQSIKNFLYIFLTLFKAYYIIAYFMHLKFEKYGLIVTIAISFIFIIYFIILLLVEGGYQHVTKHFL; encoded by the coding sequence ATGTCTCAACATTCAAATATAGAGCATGCGGAAGAACATGCAACAATGAGTAAAGGAAAGATTTGGCAGGTATTCTTTATCCTGTTAGTATTAACAGTTATTGAATTCATTATAGCATTAGCTATTCCTGAAGAAATGCTTAGACAAAGCATAAAGAACTTCTTGTACATATTCTTAACATTGTTTAAAGCATATTATATTATAGCATACTTTATGCACCTGAAATTTGAAAAATATGGTCTGATAGTCACCATAGCCATATCTTTCATATTTATCATCTACTTTATTATTCTGCTATTAGTAGAAGGTGGATACCAGCATGTAACTAAGCATTTTTTATGA
- a CDS encoding DUF4286 family protein, with amino-acid sequence MIIFNITVIVEDTVHDDFFHFLHNEYVPTVQNSEKFQEVKTYRLTEPVNEGITYCVQCFAKSREELDNFRDQKFIELSQALLQKFPDKAFFFTSVLEYSNPL; translated from the coding sequence ATGATTATTTTTAATATAACTGTTATAGTTGAGGACACTGTGCATGATGATTTCTTTCATTTTTTGCATAATGAATACGTTCCCACTGTACAAAACAGTGAAAAATTCCAGGAAGTTAAAACCTATAGACTTACAGAGCCTGTAAATGAAGGCATAACATATTGTGTACAATGCTTTGCTAAAAGCAGGGAAGAATTAGATAATTTCAGAGATCAAAAGTTTATAGAACTTAGTCAGGCCCTTCTACAAAAATTTCCTGATAAGGCATTTTTTTTCACAAGCGTTTTAGAATATTCAAATCCACTATAG
- a CDS encoding SCO family protein: MRKQFPLKKILILVAILAVPGFLYYLLQDKGKNRYKPLPFYGPKTVLETFKMKRGEKIPDTLYHMVPGFTGFNQEGQDFDFSKITDNIVIANFFYTKSGKLGEEMNKQMDWLYNRYINNKAIRLVSISIDPENDKGELLKHYADSLKAKAGKWDFVSIDTSAVYQLSSEGFFVNAFKSDGKYILSEKIILLDKQHRIRGYYNSLQSEDMKSLNDQIKVLITEELRKMP, encoded by the coding sequence ATGAGGAAGCAATTTCCTTTAAAAAAGATATTAATCCTGGTAGCCATATTAGCGGTGCCAGGATTTTTATATTATTTACTACAGGATAAAGGAAAAAATAGATATAAACCCCTTCCTTTTTATGGTCCAAAGACAGTTTTGGAAACCTTTAAAATGAAGCGGGGAGAAAAGATTCCGGATACATTGTATCATATGGTGCCAGGCTTTACTGGATTCAATCAGGAAGGTCAGGATTTTGATTTTTCTAAGATTACAGATAATATCGTAATAGCCAATTTTTTCTATACAAAGTCTGGAAAGCTTGGGGAAGAGATGAATAAACAGATGGATTGGCTGTATAATAGGTATATAAACAATAAAGCTATCAGATTGGTTTCAATTTCCATAGATCCAGAGAATGACAAAGGTGAGTTGTTGAAACATTATGCAGATAGTTTAAAAGCAAAAGCGGGTAAGTGGGATTTTGTTTCGATAGATACATCAGCAGTATATCAGCTGTCTTCTGAAGGTTTTTTTGTAAATGCCTTTAAAAGCGATGGTAAATACATTTTGTCTGAAAAGATTATCCTTTTAGATAAACAACACCGAATAAGAGGTTATTATAACAGTTTGCAGAGCGAAGATATGAAATCGCTTAATGATCAAATCAAGGTTTTAATAACAGAAGAGTTAAGAAAGATGCCATAA
- the rfbC gene encoding dTDP-4-dehydrorhamnose 3,5-epimerase yields the protein MNFIETPIKGLIVIEPKIWKDDRGYFYESYNEKLFKEAGIDTSFVQDNQSYSQKGTLRGLHAQANPFAQGKLVRVIQGKVLDVAVDIRKDSPTYGQYFSVELSGENFKMFWVPPGFLHGFITLEDNTIFSYKVTGLYDKASELGVLWNDPDLNIDWKFDTRQAILSEKDKQLISFKEFNSPF from the coding sequence ATGAATTTTATTGAAACTCCAATAAAAGGCCTTATCGTCATCGAACCCAAAATATGGAAAGATGATAGAGGATACTTTTATGAAAGCTACAACGAGAAACTTTTCAAAGAAGCTGGGATAGACACTTCTTTTGTCCAGGATAACCAGTCTTACTCCCAAAAAGGAACGTTAAGGGGTTTGCATGCGCAGGCAAATCCATTCGCTCAGGGCAAGTTAGTAAGGGTTATACAAGGAAAAGTATTAGACGTTGCCGTGGATATAAGAAAAGACTCGCCAACCTATGGCCAATATTTCTCTGTAGAACTATCAGGAGAAAATTTTAAGATGTTCTGGGTTCCACCTGGTTTCTTACACGGATTTATAACCCTTGAAGACAATACAATCTTTTCTTATAAAGTAACAGGTTTATATGACAAAGCTTCAGAATTAGGGGTATTATGGAATGACCCTGATTTAAACATTGATTGGAAGTTTGATACAAGACAGGCTATTCTTTCAGAAAAAGACAAGCAACTTATAAGCTTTAAAGAATTTAATAGTCCATTCTAA